From the genome of Nasonia vitripennis strain AsymCx chromosome 1, Nvit_psr_1.1, whole genome shotgun sequence, one region includes:
- the LOC107982143 gene encoding uncharacterized protein LOC107982143, whose amino-acid sequence MFALRIAVVFALCFLLSIESVLSVRQCFKCDSQDDFECASNPKQDKFVDNCSNYRVQDSPGDSDIIDSKGNRSIAEYVCKKLVWLTRNGPNKTSIRVMTRSCARRGSCHAPLKMADVLESCDECGTHLCNSSIINTGFYGFIISTAMLLYFGKK is encoded by the exons ATGTTCGCATTAAGAATCGCAGTTGTGTTTGCACTGTGTTTTCTATTATCCATCGAATCAG TGCTTTCTGTCAGGCAATGCTTCAAGTGCGATTCCCAAGATGACTTCGAATGCGCATCGAATCCAAAACAAGATAAGTTTGTAGATAATTGCTCGAATTATCGTGTGCAAGATTCGCCAG GCGACTCGGATATTATAGATTCCAAGGGAAACCGAAGCATTGCAGAGTACGTCTGTAAAAAACTCGTATGGT tAACCCGTAATGGTCCCAACAAGACGTCGATAAGGGTGATGACTAGAAGTTGTGCTCGTAGAGGCAGCTGCCATGCACCTTTGAAAATGGCCGACGTACTCGAAAGCTGCGACGAGTGTGGTACCCATTTATGCAATTCGTCTATCATCAACACTGGATTTTACGGTTTCATTATATCGACAGCGATGCTTTTGTATTTTGGGAAGAAATAA